In the Spirochaeta lutea genome, one interval contains:
- a CDS encoding ATP-dependent DNA helicase has product MEQRDNTKASSRIPEEIRNRMRWEIQATQGREVLFVCQVGDDVCISDFVVAARGGTSMVPAPMPHMNRGDVIIHNHPSNTLYPSNADLSVASELAQRGIGSWIVDSALEGLYVITEPYREPEPTLLNEQSLAGILEPGGALEREAGQDYEPRESQVALLSMICRGFNEDRIVVGEAGTGVGKSFAYLIPAMAWAQQNNQRVVISTATINLQHQLIEKDIPTVERLLGTKVKTVLAKGRNNYLCLNRLEEVQEEDSLFREEDDELNRVVEWARVTATGMRTDLGFYVPDALWSRINSDPDSCSGARCRNRDHCFLLKARREAAQAQIIITNHHLFFADASMRSGGMGFESTVILPPFSRVIFDEAHTIEGSATSYFSRTLSRFTLHKYLTMLLRRKQGRSFGLIQALRSFLGLEVNQAEALIEGVREALGSTEAAILQFLGEQSSLRLHPALAQGEGRFSQEYRDLSQGIFGPLRGLQKAILELADHVVQELKQLSEEDLELPQVHDVKIILRRLEDAAAVCQDFQQYEQEPDRVFWIDKNRVPTTGERFIRLTITPLDIRTMMRETVFEPYPTVIMTSATLSIKGSFQYFDNQVGLQGLEPLQAVFPSPFDYRQQVMLGIPADAPPPQSPAYNPFLVNLIREAVLISEGKALILFTSYAMLNEVFAAVKPALDEAGIPVFRQGDDDKTRLLRTFRDDVSSVLFATDSFWEGVDTPGSSLELLILCRLPFRVPTDPVVIARAEAIEARGGNAFIELSIPEAVMKFKQGFGRLMRRASDRGIVLVTDPRIIQKSYGSMFTGSLPETRRSIKESRLLLKDIESFLYS; this is encoded by the coding sequence ATGGAGCAACGAGACAATACAAAGGCCTCTTCGCGGATACCTGAGGAAATTCGCAACCGCATGCGGTGGGAAATTCAGGCTACCCAGGGCAGGGAGGTGCTCTTTGTCTGCCAGGTCGGGGATGATGTATGTATTTCAGATTTTGTAGTCGCTGCCCGGGGGGGAACTTCCATGGTTCCGGCCCCCATGCCCCACATGAACCGCGGTGATGTGATCATCCATAATCATCCCTCAAATACGCTCTACCCGAGTAACGCTGATCTTTCCGTAGCCAGCGAGCTTGCCCAGCGGGGTATCGGCAGTTGGATAGTGGATTCCGCTCTCGAGGGGTTATATGTCATAACCGAGCCCTACCGTGAGCCTGAACCCACCCTGTTGAATGAGCAGTCCCTGGCCGGAATATTGGAGCCGGGGGGAGCCCTGGAACGGGAAGCCGGGCAGGACTACGAACCCAGGGAGAGCCAGGTCGCTCTATTATCCATGATCTGCCGAGGATTCAATGAGGACCGCATTGTGGTGGGGGAGGCTGGTACCGGGGTGGGGAAAAGTTTCGCCTATCTTATTCCAGCCATGGCCTGGGCTCAGCAGAACAATCAACGGGTGGTCATTAGTACGGCTACCATAAACCTTCAACACCAGCTCATCGAAAAAGACATCCCCACGGTGGAGCGGCTTCTGGGTACCAAGGTTAAAACCGTGCTTGCCAAAGGCCGTAACAACTACCTCTGTCTGAACCGCCTGGAAGAGGTTCAGGAAGAAGATTCCCTGTTCCGGGAGGAAGATGACGAGCTCAACAGGGTGGTCGAATGGGCTCGGGTTACCGCCACCGGAATGAGGACCGACCTCGGTTTCTATGTTCCCGATGCCTTGTGGAGCCGGATTAACTCAGATCCGGATTCCTGTTCCGGGGCACGGTGCCGTAACCGGGACCATTGCTTCCTGCTCAAGGCCCGGCGTGAGGCTGCTCAGGCACAGATCATCATTACCAATCACCATTTGTTCTTCGCCGATGCCAGTATGCGCTCCGGGGGAATGGGATTTGAATCTACGGTGATTCTGCCGCCTTTTTCCAGGGTAATTTTCGACGAGGCCCACACCATTGAGGGTTCTGCTACCAGCTACTTCTCCCGGACTTTGAGCAGGTTTACCCTGCATAAGTACCTTACCATGCTTCTCCGCCGGAAACAGGGCAGATCCTTCGGGCTCATTCAGGCCCTGCGTAGTTTTCTGGGATTGGAGGTGAACCAGGCTGAGGCGTTGATTGAGGGCGTCCGGGAGGCATTGGGGAGTACTGAGGCTGCAATCCTCCAGTTTCTCGGGGAGCAATCCAGTCTTCGTCTCCATCCTGCCCTTGCCCAGGGGGAGGGGCGCTTCAGTCAGGAATACCGGGATCTTTCCCAGGGAATATTCGGCCCGCTTCGGGGCTTACAGAAGGCCATCCTGGAATTGGCTGACCATGTTGTTCAGGAACTGAAACAACTCAGTGAAGAGGATCTTGAGCTGCCCCAGGTTCATGATGTAAAGATCATTCTCCGCCGCTTGGAGGATGCTGCAGCCGTCTGTCAGGATTTTCAGCAGTACGAACAGGAGCCGGATCGGGTGTTCTGGATTGATAAAAACCGAGTGCCTACTACGGGGGAACGCTTCATACGGCTGACAATCACGCCCCTGGATATCCGGACTATGATGAGGGAAACCGTCTTTGAACCCTATCCCACGGTAATCATGACCAGCGCGACCCTCTCGATTAAGGGAAGTTTTCAGTATTTCGATAACCAGGTAGGGTTACAGGGGCTGGAGCCATTGCAGGCAGTGTTCCCCAGCCCCTTTGACTATCGGCAGCAGGTTATGCTGGGGATTCCCGCAGATGCTCCGCCACCCCAGAGCCCGGCCTACAATCCCTTCCTGGTAAATCTGATACGAGAGGCGGTGCTCATCAGCGAGGGGAAGGCGTTGATTCTGTTTACCAGTTACGCCATGCTAAATGAGGTGTTTGCCGCAGTAAAACCAGCCTTGGATGAGGCGGGCATTCCTGTATTCCGCCAAGGGGATGATGATAAGACCCGGCTGCTGCGAACCTTCCGGGATGATGTCTCCAGCGTGCTCTTTGCTACCGATAGCTTCTGGGAAGGGGTGGATACTCCCGGGAGTTCTCTGGAATTGCTCATTCTCTGCAGGTTGCCCTTCCGGGTGCCTACGGATCCCGTAGTAATTGCCCGGGCAGAGGCTATTGAAGCCCGGGGTGGGAATGCGTTTATTGAATTGAGTATTCCTGAGGCGGTGATGAAGTTCAAACAGGGGTTTGGGAGACTTATGCGCCGGGCAAGTGACCGGGGGATTGTTCTCGTAACCGATCCGAGAATCATTCAAAAATCTTACGGAAGTATGTTTACCGGCAGCCTCCCTGAAACCAGGAGGAGTATCAAAGAATCCCGGTTGCTGCTCAAGGACATCGAATCCTTTCTCTATTCCTGA
- a CDS encoding purine-nucleoside phosphorylase translates to MIKNRQEMVQVALESIRKKNEYSPKVGLVLGSGLSSLAEEFEGDTIPFSEIDGYPVPTVTGHSGMLRLGPETAVMAGRFHYYEGHPMDTVVLPIFLLKSLGVQTIILTNAAGGIRHDLAPGDLVLLSDHINLLGANPLMGPNDDSLGPRFPDMSEVYTPDLRRLAKEIDPHLAEGVYGAVTGPSYETPAEIRAYRTLGIDVVGMSTVPEAIAARYLGMRVCGISVVTNKAAGLGQGELDHSEVVDTGKKAEHRLRRLLTELVSAVRQHY, encoded by the coding sequence ATGATTAAGAATAGACAAGAAATGGTACAGGTGGCATTGGAATCCATCCGGAAAAAGAACGAATACAGCCCTAAAGTGGGGCTGGTGCTGGGGTCCGGGTTATCGAGTTTGGCTGAGGAATTTGAGGGCGATACCATTCCTTTTTCTGAGATTGACGGATATCCGGTGCCCACCGTAACCGGTCATTCAGGCATGCTCCGCCTGGGGCCGGAAACAGCTGTTATGGCTGGACGGTTTCATTATTATGAGGGACATCCCATGGATACGGTGGTGCTTCCCATTTTTTTGCTGAAGAGTCTTGGGGTTCAGACCATAATTCTGACCAATGCTGCTGGGGGAATCCGTCATGACCTGGCGCCCGGTGATCTGGTATTGCTTTCGGATCATATTAATCTGTTGGGAGCAAATCCCTTAATGGGACCCAATGATGATTCTCTGGGGCCCCGTTTCCCGGATATGTCAGAGGTGTACACTCCGGACCTGCGTCGGTTAGCGAAGGAGATTGATCCGCATCTCGCTGAAGGGGTGTACGGTGCGGTAACCGGTCCGAGCTACGAAACCCCTGCGGAGATTCGTGCGTATAGAACCTTGGGTATTGATGTAGTGGGGATGTCCACCGTGCCTGAGGCTATTGCCGCCCGGTACCTGGGGATGCGGGTTTGTGGTATTTCGGTGGTAACCAACAAGGCTGCCGGTCTTGGGCAGGGGGAGCTTGATCATAGCGAGGTAGTGGATACGGGTAAAAAAGCCGAACACCGCCTACGACGGTTACTCACTGAACTGGTTTCCGCTGTCCGGCAACACTATTGA
- the asd gene encoding aspartate-semialdehyde dehydrogenase produces the protein MNPINVAILGATGTVGQKFITLLQGHPYFRIHEVVASPRSAGKPYAEAASWKQDIPIPQDVAPMVVKSLEDSLESTILFSGLDSSVAGEAETRFAKQGHFVISNSKNHRMDPDVPLIIPEINPEHFEIIKTQPYQGAIITNSNCSTMFLSMVLAPIHREFGIEAVQVTTMQAISGAGYPGVPSLDILGNVVPFIGGEEDKLETEPQKILGTYTNGTIIPADFHVSAQCNRVPVIDGHTETLSIKLKKKASPQQVAEVLASFSGMPQEHKLPTAPEHPIIVMSDENRPQPARDIWLQGGMATMVGRIRSCPVFDIKMVIMGHNTVRGAAGAAILNGEALVELGYLQ, from the coding sequence ATGAACCCCATAAACGTTGCAATTCTAGGAGCCACCGGCACAGTAGGCCAAAAATTTATTACCCTGCTCCAGGGACATCCCTACTTCCGTATTCATGAGGTGGTGGCCAGTCCACGCTCCGCGGGGAAACCCTACGCAGAGGCAGCAAGCTGGAAACAGGATATTCCCATTCCCCAGGATGTGGCACCCATGGTGGTTAAAAGCCTAGAGGACAGTCTAGAAAGCACCATTCTGTTCTCAGGCCTGGATAGTTCGGTTGCAGGGGAGGCAGAGACCCGGTTCGCAAAGCAAGGCCACTTTGTAATTTCCAACTCTAAAAACCACCGCATGGACCCGGATGTGCCCCTAATCATCCCAGAAATAAACCCTGAACATTTTGAAATTATTAAAACCCAACCCTATCAGGGTGCTATTATTACCAACTCCAACTGTTCGACCATGTTTCTTTCCATGGTGTTAGCCCCCATCCACCGAGAGTTCGGAATCGAGGCTGTACAAGTGACTACCATGCAGGCAATTTCTGGGGCCGGCTACCCCGGGGTACCTAGTCTGGATATTCTCGGAAACGTCGTACCCTTCATCGGAGGCGAGGAAGACAAGCTCGAGACTGAGCCCCAAAAGATTCTTGGGACCTATACCAACGGAACCATCATTCCTGCAGATTTCCACGTCAGCGCCCAATGTAACCGGGTCCCGGTCATCGACGGCCATACAGAAACCCTTTCCATCAAACTCAAAAAGAAGGCCAGCCCCCAGCAAGTCGCCGAGGTTTTGGCATCCTTTTCGGGAATGCCCCAGGAACATAAGCTGCCCACCGCTCCCGAGCACCCTATCATCGTAATGAGCGATGAAAACCGGCCACAACCTGCCCGGGATATCTGGCTGCAGGGCGGCATGGCAACCATGGTGGGACGGATCAGGTCCTGCCCGGTTTTCGACATTAAAATGGTAATAATGGGCCATAATACTGTCCGAGGAGCTGCAGGTGCTGCAATTTTAAACGGTGAAGCCCTGGTAGAATTGGGGTATCTCCAATGA